The Fusobacterium periodonticum 1_1_41FAA genomic sequence GACGTCCTATAATGTTTTAGAAGCCTTATATAACTAAAAAAACATTATAGGCTGGCAAGTAATCGCTATATATAACTAAAATTTATTAAAATTTCTCAAAGAAAATTTTCTAAAATCTACTCAGTAACGAACTATTTTTTACTTTTTATGAATTTGCAACAGCTTCTTTTTATAAAAATAGAAAAGGACTACAATGTAGTCCTTTTGCTTTATTATTATTTATTTAATATTCTTTTTAATTCTGTTGCAACAAATTCAACATGTGGTCCTATTATAACTTGTACTGCTTCTTTTGAAGGTTTTAAAAGACCTGGAACTAATTTCTTTATTTCAGAATCTTGAATTTTGTCACTGTCTTTAACTTTTAATCTAAGTCTTGTTGTACAGTTGTCAACTTCAACTACGTTGTCTGCTCCACCTAAGTAAGTTGCTAGGCTTTCAGCTAATGCTGCATTTGAAGTATTTACTCTTACAGCTTCTTCTTTTTCTTCTTCACTTTCTTCTCTACCTGGAGTTTTTAAATTGAAAGCTTTTATAACGAATAAGAAAACAAAGTAGTAAATTACAAAGAAAACTAAACCTAAAACTACTAGCATAAATGGACTTTGAGCATTAGGATTTTTTAAAGATAGGAAGAAGTCAATAAATCCTCCTGAGAAACTGAATCCTGCCATCCAGTTAAATGAAGCTGCTAAGAATAGAGCAAGCCCTGTTAATAATGCATGCACTAGATATAAAACTGGTGCAACAAACATGAATGCGAATTCTATTGGTTCAGTAACTCCTGTTAAGAAACTTGTAAATCCAGCTGCTACCATTATTGAAACTATTTTAGCTCTATTTTCAGGTTTAGAAGTTTGAATAAATGCTAGACAAGCTCCTAAAAGTCCAAACATCATTATTGGGAAGAATCCTGCTTGATACATTCCAACATGATATGTTCCTTGTAATATTTCTGGTAAGTCTGCATAAGCCATTTCTGGTGCTCCCCAGAATCTTCCTATATCGTTTATTCCTGCAACGTTAAACCAGAAAACTGAGTTTACTGCATGGTGTAATCCTACAGGAATTAATAATCTGTTAAGGAATCCATAGATACCTGCTCCAATTGGTCCTAATTTAGCAATACTTGTACCAAAGCTTACTAAAGCTCCAAATATAACTGGCCATATGTAAGTTAAGATAAAAGATACTATTATCATAACAACTGATGTTATAATTGGAACAAATCTCTTTCCACTAAAGAAAGCTAAGAACTTAGGAAGTTCAATCTTATGGAACTTATTATATAATTCCCCTGATATAACCCCACAAAGTATTCCAATAAATTGGTTATTTACCTTTCCAAAAGCTGCATGCACTTGTTCAGGATCTATTCCCATTATTTGTGCAACTGCACCTTTAGATAACAATGTTGTTACAATTTCAAAGGCTACCAATCCAGCAAGTGCTGCTGCTCCATCTTTATCCTTCGAAATACCATAAGCAACCCCAACTGCAAATAGTATTGGCATATTATCTATAACTGCTGCTCCTGCTTTTATTAAGAAAGCTGCTAATTGACTGTTTGCCCCCCATCCAGTTGGATCTATCCAGTAACCTAATCCTAGCATTATTGCTGCTGCTGGTAAAACAGCAACTGGAACCATAAGTGCTTTACCTATTTTTTGCAAATAACTAAACATAAACTCTCCTCCTTTTATTTTAAAACGATTATAAACTAATTATATCATATTTTATTTAAAGTCAATATCTTTTTTGTGCTTTTTTATAGATTTGATTCAAAAATATTCTATTTTGAATTATAAATAAACAAAAATTTTTTTGAATTTTCTCTTTATTTCTCTTAAAACATAATATATAATAAAGTTAAAAGAAAAAAGATGTGAGAGGATATGGAAAAATTAAAAACTATAAAAAAAGAATGCTCTATAGAATTTGAAGAAAAAAAATCTAAATTTATTGCCTCTGTCAAACCTGTTTTTTCAAAAGAGGAAGCAGAAGAATATATAAATTATATTAAGAGTCTCCACCCCAATGCAACTCATAATTGCTCGGCCTATAAAATAAATAATAAAGGCTTAGAATTTTTTAAAGTTGATGATGATGGTGAGCCAAGTGGAACGGCTGGTAAACCTATGGGTGATATTATAAACTATATGGAAGTAACTAACTTAGTTGTTATTGCTACTAGATATTTTGGTGGAATTAAATTAGGTGCTGGTGGTCTGGTTAGAAACTACGCTAAGACTGCTAAACTTGGAATAATTGAAGCTGAAATTATTGATTTTGTTAATAAAGTTGACTTACTTTTTGAAATTCCCTATGAAAAATTAGGAGAAATAGAAAAGTTATTAAAAGATTATGAAGCTGAAATTATTGATAAGTCATTTTTAGAAAAAATAGTTTTTAAAGTTAGAATAAATGAAGATTTCTTTAATAATTTAGAGAACTATCCCTATATTAATTTAATTGATTCTTAAGTAAGTAAAAAAACTTTGTAAAATAAAGACTATATATGGTATAATTTCTAGTAGTGTAAAAAAATAAAGAGGTGATTCAATGGATGCTATATTATTACCCATACTAGTTATTTTTTTTATATTAGTTATGGCTCTTGGAATAGATAAAGCTTCTAAAGTAATCCTACCATTATCTATCATAGGAATATTAATTTATTTTTTTGGTTGGCTAGTTTTTAGATATTCTTGGCTATTTATACCACTTTTTGTTTTTTGGTTTATAAGAAAGTTACTAAATAGCTCTAATTCATCTTCTAATACTTATAAAAGAGATAGAACTCAAAATGATGACTTCTTTAACACATATAGAAATAATGGTAATAGTTCAAATGGAACAAGAGGAAACAATACTTATAATGATACAAGATATTATGGACAGTTTAAAAGTAGAGAAGAAGCCGAAGCATTTTTTAGAAATATCTTTGGTCGTGATTTCGGTCAAAATGGAACTTATAATAATACAAGATCTAGTGGTACTTTCACTCAAGAAGAGTTTGAAGAGTTTATTAGAAATGCCTTTGGTGGTAGCTTTGGCGGTAGCACCTATGGTAACTCTTCTGAAGGTTATAGACAAGGTGGCAACTATCAAAGAACTGGTACTTATACAAGTAATAGAAGTAAATACTATCGTATTTTAGGAGTCAAGGATGGAGCAAGTCAAGAAGAGATTAAAAAAGCTTATCGTCAACTTGCAAAAGAGCATCACCCAGACAAGTTTGTAAATGCATCTGATAGTGAAAAGAAATTCCATGAAAATAAAATGAAAGAAATAAACGAAGCTTATGAAAATCTAAAAATCTAATTAATATTAATGGAGGATAAAATGAAAGCGATTATTATGGCTGCTGGAAAGGGTACAAGAATGAAATCTGACTTACCTAAAGTTGTTCATCTTGCTCATTTTAAACCTATGATTATCAGAATCATAGATGCTTTAAATGCTCTTAATACAGAAGAAAATGTATTGATACTAGGGCATAAAAAAGAAAAGGTTTTAGAAGTTTTAGGACCTGATGTGAGTTATGTTGTACAAGAAGAACAATTAGGAACAGGTCATGCTGTTAAACAAGCTGTGCCTAAACTAGAAAACTATCAAGGTGATGTTCTTATAATTAATGGAGATATTCCTTTAATTAGAAAGGAAACTTTAATAGATTTCTACAATGAATACAAAAAGGAAAATGCTGATGCTATAATTTTATCGGCTGTCTTTGAAAATCCTTTCAGTTATGGAAGAGTTTTAAAAGATGGAAACAAAGTTTTAAAGATTGTTGAAGAAAAAGAAGCTAATGAAGAACAAAAAAAGATAAAAGAAATCAATGCTGGTGTCTACATCTTTAAGTCACAAGACTTAGTTAAGGCTTTAGCTCAAATCAATAATAATAATGAAAAAGGTGAATATTATATAACTGATGTTATAGAAATTCTATCAAATGAAAATAAGAAAGTTATTTCATATTCTCTAGAAGATAGTATGGAAATTCAGGGAGTAAACTCAAAAGTTGAGCTTGCACTTGTTTCAAAAGTACTAAGAGAAAGAAAAAATACTGCTCTTATGGAAGAAGGGGTTATCTTAATAGACCCTGCTAATACATATATAGAAGATGAAGTAAAAATAGGTAGAGATACTACTATCTACCCTAATGTTACTTTACAAGGAAATACAGAAATCGGTGAAAACTGTGAAATATTATCAGGTACTAGAATCATAGATAGTAAGGTATATGATAATGTTAGAATAGAAAGCTCTGTCATTGAAGAAAGTATAGTAGAAAACGGAGTAACTATCGGACCTTATGCACATTTAAGACCTAAATCTCATTTAAAAGAAAATGTTCATATAGGTAACTTTGTTGAAACTAAAAAATCTACCCTTGAAAAAGGAGTGAAAGCTGGGCATTTAACATACTTAGGAGATGCTCATGTTGGTGAAAAAACTAACATAGGTGCAGGAACTATAACTTGTAACTATGATGGTAAAAATAAATTTAAAACAGAAATTGGTAAAGAAGTTTTTATAGGTAGTGACACTATGCTTGTTGCTCCTGTAAGTATTGGGGATAATTCCCTTATCGGTGCTGGTTCGGTTATAACTAAGGATGTTCCAAGCGACTCTCTTAGTGTTGAAAGAAGTAAACAAATAATAAAGGAAGGGTGGAAAAAATAAGATGATAAATTTTAATAATGTTAAAATTTTCTCTGGAAGTTCAAATTTGGAGTTGGCAACTAGAATTGCTGAAAAAATAGGTTTACAACTAGGAAAGGCAGAAATTCAAAGATTTAAAGATGGAGAAGTCTATATTGAAATTGAAGAAACTGTAAGAGGTAGAGATGTCTTTGTTGTTCAATCTACTTCAGAACCTGTAAATGAAAATCTTATGGAACTTTTAATATTTGTTGATGCACTAAGAAGAGCCTCAGCCAAGACAATAAATGTTATTATTCCTTACTATGGTTATGCTAGACAAGATAGAAAGTCTAAACCAAGAGAACCAATCACATCTAAACTTGTTGCTAACTTATTAACAACAGCTGGGGTTAATAGAGTTATAACAATGGATTTACATGCTGATCAAATTCAAGGATTCTTTGATATCCCTGTTGATCATATGCAAGGATTACCATTAATGGCAAAATACTTTAAAGAAAAAGGTTTCTACGGAGATGATATAGTAGTTGTTTCTCCAGATGTTGGTGGAGTTAAAAGAGCTAGAAAATTAGCTGAAAAATTAGATTGTAAAATAGCTATCATTGACAAAAGAAGACCTAAACCAAATATTGCTGAAGTTATGAACCTAATTGGAGAAGTTGAAGGAAAAATCGCTATATTTATAGATGACATGATAGACACGGCAGGAACTATAACTAATGGTGCTGATGCAATAGCTGCAAGAGGAGCTAAAGAAGTTTATGCTTGTTGTTCTCATGCTGTTTTCTCAGATCCAGCAATAGAAAGATTAGAAAAATCTGCTTTAAAAGAAGTAGTTGTAACAGACTCAATAGCATTACCTGAAAGAAAGAAAATAGACAAAGTTAAAATAATATCAGTAGACTCTGTATTTGCATCTGCAATAGACAGAATAACTAATAATAAATCAGTTTCAGAATTATTTGAATAATGGAAAAATATCTTAAGATAGATAATATATCTGATATTAGTGATGATAAGTGGACTGAATTAGCGAGTGAATTAAAAAAAGGTTCACTTATTATCTATCCAACTGACACTGTCTATGGTCTAGCTTCTATTGTTACTAATGAACAAAGTATTAATAATATATATCTTGCAAAGAGTAGGAGTTTTACTTCTCCTCTTATTGCACTTTTAAGTTCTGTTGATAAAGTTGAAGAAGTTGCTACTATCTCTGATGAAAATAGAGAAATCTTAGAAAAGTTAGCTCATGCTTTTTGGCCAGGTGCTTTGACTGTTATACTTAAAAGAAAAGAGCATATTCCAAGTATTATGGTCTCTGGTGGGGATACTATTGGTGTGAGAATTCCTAACTTAGATTTAGCTATTAAGATTATTGATTTAGCAGGAGGTATTTTAGCTACAACCAGTGCTAATATCTCTGGAGAAGCCACTCCTAAATCATATAATGAATTGTCAGAAGCTATAAAATCAAGAGTTGATATTTTAGTGGATGGTGGCGAATGTAAACTCGGTGAAGCCTCAACTATAATTGACCTGACTTCTGATGTTCCTAAAATACTTAGAAATGGTGCAATATCTACAGATGAAATTACAAAAATAATAGGGAGAGTGAGGTGATAAAATGAAGGGTACAAGAGTTAATCCAACTGCCTTAAGTCCTATGGAAATGAATAATATGTCTTCTATGATGGGAATGATGAACTCTATTCAAAAAATAGGAAAAGGTAAAAGAAAATACACTATACAATTAGATAAAAACGATAAAAAACTTCTTGTTAGATTCATTAATGAGGCTAAGAAACAATTTTCTGATACAGCTTCTAACAGTCAATATGCAGGAGTATATAATTTTCTAAATTATATTACTGATGTTGCTTCTAAAAAAGAAAGTACTGAAATTAAAATGAGCTATGAAGAACAAGATTTCGTTAAGAGAATGCTACAAGATTCTGTAAGAGGAATGGAAAAAATGCAATTCTTCTGGTATCAATTTATCAGAAAATTCACTGTTAAAACTTTATCAAAGCAATACAGAGAATTACTTAAAAAATTCTAATACTAAAGATGCACTAAAGAAATAACTCGGACTGAGACTGAATTTTTAATCTAAAGTGCTAATCGTTTGCTAAAAAGCAAAACTTGCTGATAAATCAGCTTCAAACACTTGCTTTTTTGACACTCACTAGCATAGCACTTAACGATAAAATTCGTCATTCGTCCTCGTCTATTTCGTTTAGTCTCTTATCAAGTAAAGAACAGTTTCTTTACTATTTATAATTATATAAAATTAAATATGCAGATGTACTAGCAAAACCATCTTAAAAAAACTAGACTTGGGGTGCAAGTCCCCTTTTTTATTGCTTAAATTTTAAGATATTCGATTACTTGCCTGCCATTAGTGTCTCAGGAGCTCCACAAAGGCTCCTTCAACAATAATGGACGTCGCAGTAATCTCATCTCTTAATTTAACACTAAAAATAAGTGAGTTGGGAAATTTACTCAGTAACGAACTATTTTTATTTTTCATTAAGCAATAAAAAATTATAAAGGAGGAAAATGGGTATAAGGTATAGTAAGGTAGAAGGAAAATTTCAAAGAGAGATAGTGCTCTTAAAATCTTTTCCTTGTGCTTATGGAAAATGTAGTTTCTGTAACTACATAGAAGATAACTCAAACAATGAGGAAGAAATTAATGAAGTTAATTTGGAAGTTTTAAAGGAAATAACTGGAGAATTTGGAATTTTAGAAGTTATAAATTCTGGTTCTGTGTTTGAAATCCCTAAGAAAACTTTAGAAAAAATTAGAGAAGTCGTTTATGAAAAAGATATTAAAATCTTGTATTTTGAGATTTTCTATTCTTATCTTTCTCATTTAGATGAAATTATTAACTATTTCAATGAAAAGAAAAAAGTTGAAATCAGGTTTAGAACGGGGATAGAAAGTTTTGATAACGATTTTAGAAGGAATGTTTACAAGAAAAATATTCTCTTAGATGAAAAGAAGATAAAAGAATTATCTGAGAAAATATATTCAGTCTGTCTTTTGATTGCAACTCAAGGACAGACAAAAGAAATGATAAAAAACGATATTGAAATGGGTTTAAAATACTTTAAAGCTATAACAATAAATATTTTTGTGGACAATGGAACTGTGGTAAAAAGAGATGCTGAGCTTGTTAAATGGTTTGTACAAGATATGAAACATCTTTTTGATAATGATAGAGTTGAAATTTTAATAGATAATAAAGATTTGGGGGTTTTTGAACAATGATGCACAATATTTTTCTTTGGTTTTTAATGTTAGTAATTAATTTTTCTTGTATACTTTTTGCTTATAGAAAGTTTGGTAAAATAGGACTTTATATTTGGGTACCTATCTCAACAATTTTAGCAAATATACAAGTTGTTATTTTGGTTAATCTTTTTGGTATGGAGGCAACTCTTGGAAATATTCTATATGCTGGTGGTTTCCTAATCACTGATATTTTAAGTGAAAACTATGGTAAAAAAGCTGCAAATACAGCTGTAAAAATTGGATTTTTCTCACTTGTTGCAACAACTTTAATAATGCAATGTGCTATACACTTTAAACCTCTTGATGTTCCTCAAGGTTTAGCTATATTTGAAAGTGTAAAAAGTATATTCTCATTATTACCAAGATTAGCTATAGCTTCACTTATTGCATATTTAATTTCTCAATTCCATGATGTTTGGTTATATGAAAAAATCAGAGAGAAATTTCCTGCTAAAAAATTCATTTGGATTAGAAATAATGGAAGTACAATGCTAAGCCAACTTATAGATAACTTAGTGTTTACAACTATTGCTTTCTATGGAGTATATCCAGTAGATGTTATGTTTAATATTTTCTTATCAACATATATAATTAAATTTATAGTTGCTATCTGTGACACACCATTTATCTATCTTGCTGATAAGATGTTCAGAGATAAAAAGATACCAGAAGACGTTTAAAACATTAAAATAAAAA encodes the following:
- a CDS encoding queuosine precursor transporter is translated as MMHNIFLWFLMLVINFSCILFAYRKFGKIGLYIWVPISTILANIQVVILVNLFGMEATLGNILYAGGFLITDILSENYGKKAANTAVKIGFFSLVATTLIMQCAIHFKPLDVPQGLAIFESVKSIFSLLPRLAIASLIAYLISQFHDVWLYEKIREKFPAKKFIWIRNNGSTMLSQLIDNLVFTTIAFYGVYPVDVMFNIFLSTYIIKFIVAICDTPFIYLADKMFRDKKIPEDV
- a CDS encoding ribose-phosphate diphosphokinase, whose translation is MINFNNVKIFSGSSNLELATRIAEKIGLQLGKAEIQRFKDGEVYIEIEETVRGRDVFVVQSTSEPVNENLMELLIFVDALRRASAKTINVIIPYYGYARQDRKSKPREPITSKLVANLLTTAGVNRVITMDLHADQIQGFFDIPVDHMQGLPLMAKYFKEKGFYGDDIVVVSPDVGGVKRARKLAEKLDCKIAIIDKRRPKPNIAEVMNLIGEVEGKIAIFIDDMIDTAGTITNGADAIAARGAKEVYACCSHAVFSDPAIERLEKSALKEVVVTDSIALPERKKIDKVKIISVDSVFASAIDRITNNKSVSELFE
- the glmU gene encoding bifunctional UDP-N-acetylglucosamine diphosphorylase/glucosamine-1-phosphate N-acetyltransferase GlmU, with the protein product MKAIIMAAGKGTRMKSDLPKVVHLAHFKPMIIRIIDALNALNTEENVLILGHKKEKVLEVLGPDVSYVVQEEQLGTGHAVKQAVPKLENYQGDVLIINGDIPLIRKETLIDFYNEYKKENADAIILSAVFENPFSYGRVLKDGNKVLKIVEEKEANEEQKKIKEINAGVYIFKSQDLVKALAQINNNNEKGEYYITDVIEILSNENKKVISYSLEDSMEIQGVNSKVELALVSKVLRERKNTALMEEGVILIDPANTYIEDEVKIGRDTTIYPNVTLQGNTEIGENCEILSGTRIIDSKVYDNVRIESSVIEESIVENGVTIGPYAHLRPKSHLKENVHIGNFVETKKSTLEKGVKAGHLTYLGDAHVGEKTNIGAGTITCNYDGKNKFKTEIGKEVFIGSDTMLVAPVSIGDNSLIGAGSVITKDVPSDSLSVERSKQIIKEGWKK
- a CDS encoding J domain-containing protein — its product is MDAILLPILVIFFILVMALGIDKASKVILPLSIIGILIYFFGWLVFRYSWLFIPLFVFWFIRKLLNSSNSSSNTYKRDRTQNDDFFNTYRNNGNSSNGTRGNNTYNDTRYYGQFKSREEAEAFFRNIFGRDFGQNGTYNNTRSSGTFTQEEFEEFIRNAFGGSFGGSTYGNSSEGYRQGGNYQRTGTYTSNRSKYYRILGVKDGASQEEIKKAYRQLAKEHHPDKFVNASDSEKKFHENKMKEINEAYENLKI
- the nagE gene encoding N-acetylglucosamine-specific PTS transporter subunit IIBC, coding for MFSYLQKIGKALMVPVAVLPAAAIMLGLGYWIDPTGWGANSQLAAFLIKAGAAVIDNMPILFAVGVAYGISKDKDGAAALAGLVAFEIVTTLLSKGAVAQIMGIDPEQVHAAFGKVNNQFIGILCGVISGELYNKFHKIELPKFLAFFSGKRFVPIITSVVMIIVSFILTYIWPVIFGALVSFGTSIAKLGPIGAGIYGFLNRLLIPVGLHHAVNSVFWFNVAGINDIGRFWGAPEMAYADLPEILQGTYHVGMYQAGFFPIMMFGLLGACLAFIQTSKPENRAKIVSIMVAAGFTSFLTGVTEPIEFAFMFVAPVLYLVHALLTGLALFLAASFNWMAGFSFSGGFIDFFLSLKNPNAQSPFMLVVLGLVFFVIYYFVFLFVIKAFNLKTPGREESEEEKEEAVRVNTSNAALAESLATYLGGADNVVEVDNCTTRLRLKVKDSDKIQDSEIKKLVPGLLKPSKEAVQVIIGPHVEFVATELKRILNK
- a CDS encoding IMPACT family protein, with product MEKLKTIKKECSIEFEEKKSKFIASVKPVFSKEEAEEYINYIKSLHPNATHNCSAYKINNKGLEFFKVDDDGEPSGTAGKPMGDIINYMEVTNLVVIATRYFGGIKLGAGGLVRNYAKTAKLGIIEAEIIDFVNKVDLLFEIPYEKLGEIEKLLKDYEAEIIDKSFLEKIVFKVRINEDFFNNLENYPYINLIDS
- a CDS encoding L-threonylcarbamoyladenylate synthase; its protein translation is MEKYLKIDNISDISDDKWTELASELKKGSLIIYPTDTVYGLASIVTNEQSINNIYLAKSRSFTSPLIALLSSVDKVEEVATISDENREILEKLAHAFWPGALTVILKRKEHIPSIMVSGGDTIGVRIPNLDLAIKIIDLAGGILATTSANISGEATPKSYNELSEAIKSRVDILVDGGECKLGEASTIIDLTSDVPKILRNGAISTDEITKIIGRVR